TTAGAATGGTTGGCTCGTTGAGGGGTTAGAAAGTGGAACAAAATTTAGCGATGTCGATTTGTCTGACAAAGAGTGGGTTGAATATGatgaaaaggcaaaaaatGAAGTTGGGATTTACGAGATCGAACATCAGTTTGCACGAGAAAAATAGTGCTGTACGAAAAGCTGaagtgaaataaatgttttcttctccaAATGTCTTCTTCGGAGTCTTTGATCAATAATCGTCacgttttaatttaaaagatgTACGAAAATCTTTGACATTCCATATAAATGACtataattcatttatttttgtaaatgttaTATTGTAGGTTTTCCGAACAGAGCCGTTGTTGACGCATACCACAATCCAGAAATAAATGCATCTCGCGGTAAATTTTCTTGGACTGATCCTGATATGGATGCGCTACGAGATTttctacataaaaaaattggatggAATCGAGATAAGTTTAACTCTGTGGTGACCCCAGTTCTCGAAAGATTCAAAGACAAACAAGTAATTACTGTTCTAATCTATCCAATTTGTGagtaattttaatattttttacgttCTCATTCAACAGTGTCAAACGAGAATTGATACTTACTTTTCTGTGAAATTCCCACCTAAAATGGCTACTATAATAAGTAAAAGAGTTATGAACGCTCTTCGCAAAGCTGACTTTGGTGGGGAAGATACAGAAATAGAGAACACCATCAAAACATCTTCCAACTCCAAAGGCAAAGTGTAACGAAAAGCACCTACAggtatcaaaataatttctgttCTCGTTATACTTAAATGTATGGCGTATTATGCATTAATGTATTTACTTATCTATTGTTTTTTCTACTGAAGGAAAAGAACAGCTAAGTCAACCTGCACGTAGTAagaagattttgaaaactacaaAATTATAAGTCGAAGTCGAACCAAAGGCATCTACTTCGGGTGACAGCAGCAAAGCACCTGAAATCAtctggcaaaaagaaaatgacaagacAAAACTAGTagcaaacaaattaaaagcaATTGAGTTGTTTAAGAAATCCAGGGGTCGTGGCAGATTCAATCCAGGAGTCGGATTCAAATTAATCATAAATCAGAGCATCGGTAACACAGACACCGCAAGTCTTTGCCTTTACTTGCTTGTTCGTTTTTAAACGATAATTGAAATCATAAATGGTAAATCTAAGTTGAATTAGTGTATGGAATGTTGTGATGTTTCACCGAATTTTCTCATAaatgtgtttctctctcttttcactccctctccttctctctctcgtataCCAACGCGGGGTACTGTTGTATGAAgtaaaaccaataaaaaatacttctACCAAATATAATTTCGGAAAGTGAATACATATTCACTAGatcaacaattcaaatttcttttaaggTCGTAGTAGCAAATCAGAATGAATTGAGTCATTGAGTTATTTCCGTGAAAGGAGTTttagctttcttttttcagcgCTTTGCCTGCCTTTTGCTTTTATGTTGTTCGTTTGTTCTTGGATATTTTTGGCCCTTTCCACCATCTTGATTCCTGTTGTTTCCAGCATATATTCGCGTACCCATCTTCGTACTGTGACTTTCGGTTCTGGTCTTGCACTTGTCAAGCTGTTTTCCAATCCAAGTTCTCTTTTTACGTTCTGCTTCGGTTTTAGTCGCGAGGGAATTCATCGATTCgctttctgttttctttgctTTAAGCCAGCTTTAGCTGCGTCATTGGTATGTTGAGCTGCTTCTTGCAAGTTataataatttgtaaatttttttttcagccatTGTTCCGGACCCCGGTTCCAACTCAAGTTTCAAATAACagtaaaatttccaaaaaacaaattgacatCGTCGGAAGTCATTTCAAAATGGCTGCCTCCATTACGTGAAGTGAAGGAAGAGTGTCACCAGTGTCACCTGCCTAATAAAGTGAGTGTGCTAGAGCCAGATATGAAtatttaatgtaaatttttgtgtgGTGAATTATACAGATAATATAGCCTACAATTTACACTCGGCAATTCCATCTGAACtgcttttttccaaaatgtcgtctcttgctgcacGTACCGGCTGTGCGTTTCGTCCCATGTAACCCTAAGGttacacatttatttatttgatgaccTTGTTTCTGATAATAATagagtttttacttttctattaACGGCATGGTGAAGTCTGAGGTTCTTCATTGCAGTCCAATGTGCTGTGCAGTGtgatttgttgcagccagctgacGAAAGGTGTTCTTCTTGCAggcttgctacctgtaccaTTTATGGCTTTCGTCACATGTAGAAGCACTTCCAaacaatttaaagtaattaaattgaTCAACTTTTTTACAGTAAGGCTACAcattaaatttgttgaaaactAGCTGTTTCCTTAACATCTGTCGACTTTACAGTTAAGACTGTTTAaaaagcttgccaactgtTGATTCCTTTGTAAAAGTAATTCTTAGATATTGCTTAGCTTTACTATGCTTCTGTTATTTTCTAATGTTACACATCACTTTGTTttctgatagtaattgagttttttccCCAAGTAGGATTAACAGCCTCTTGAGGTCTGATCCTCTTTGTTGCAGTCCATTGTGTACGTGAATCTTGTGCAGCCAGCTAGTGAACGGTGtggtgagctgttgcatgcagagtgtggtgctggtgtcgttCGTTCACTTAACAATGAACCATTCAGTCGTTCGCTTATCGTAAGAAATCTGTCACTTGTCGTAGATGTGTAAAATTGTGTCGACTAGTTGGCAATTGGCAAAGTAGGTTAGCATTTAGTTCTTGCAGTCGAAGACAAGTGACATCTTATTTTGTGCTTCTATATAAGTGCTTTAGTGAAAAGTACTTCTAAAgagttttaaactttttttgatgAAACATAACAGAAATTCCCTTGCTCTTTAAAAAAGTGAAGTGAAATCTTGATGATCTTTGATCAccttcttgatttctttaatttagtgtacatttcaagtaaatcattattggtgtttttttttacatttcaaatttttattgttcttttaCTTTATAGATTTCCATGGACAGTTTTATGTTTGAGCTGTTGATGGTGTTGCTGTATGAGgtacagtggttttgcagtcctTTTCCAGTTGACAGATGCGCTAgagcttgtgcagacttgcagttgAACATCATACTTTAATATGTCATTTGcctatgttggtgtccatgcagtatATGCAGTGTTGTGCAAAATAGTCGATgttgcctgatggctgtcggGCTTATTTTATCGGCAGCATTTTGTCGATATGTCGTGTCTTGCAACCTGTATCGctgttgaggtaatgcttaatgtacagtctcatttaattattgaatttaatttattatctccgttttcatttcagttgattCGTTTGCCGCCGTTCCTTAGACTTGATTCACCGGTGAAACTAAGAAGacgttgctgaaattcaagattgatcaataaattatgtagataAATTGCAAGTGCAtaatctgggctcccttcttcagtggccccgtttccctaaataaccactaaccaacgcccgctggtggtcactcactcgctgcgacaaccaggaggaagggagatgtctggtcgaacggggacgtgcaaggcgcatgattcgatgaaatctgttggagggtcatgattctaagccggaagcctactatgaTGCATTGCTCTCTTAAAATCTTTTCCTCggctctcttcgctctttttccggtttctcttaaccatggccgggtaatctccctggtcgaGTCAGTCGGGCAGTGTCTTCCCTTGCTTGACTGGCTGCAGTTTGAACCGGACGGtctgttaaaataagaatttaaatctAGAAAAACGCCTCCTTTGAGTGGCCCGGACAATCCTGAATCCTTTAGGGTTGCCATTCCATCGAGGCTTAAACGAGGGTACGTAATTACATGTTAGTCAAATTGATAAAGctacaaattcaattgtttgtattACCCAGATGACTAGGTGTTGCCCATTGAGGGGTTTTGGTGACAAGGAGTCACTAAACGAAACgctaaaccaaatgaaaacaaaaaatattaaaaaaggtaatgctAGATACGACATGAAGCTTTTGCTTTCgcagaaaataatgtgaatttGTTTGCAGCCAACGATCCTTTATATATCCAAGCCGAGTCCTTTCCGTCTACATTCGGTGTGAAGAGCAAAACccaaatttcaacacatttaactgcttagcaacgaaaacaaagcgaGTGTCAAAACATTGTTTTACTTGCATACTTTATTGTGGCAGAAACGCGTTCGTCATGTAACAGGgtggattttttccccttttgttcATGCAGCATCAAACGACACGCGATAGGTTCCGGCGGTCATCATTTCATCAACTATTCAAGATGGTAGACCTGTCAATGTAAAAGACAGGGTAAAGGTAGctcctgtaaatgttattcatttatgttaAATAGCTGCCAGTAGGATCTCATTGTTGATTTGCGGTTACAAAATCCATAGCCCTAGAGTTCAGGTattgtcaatcaatcatttgatttgcgtTTTAGATACTCCTAAATCAGTTGTGGAAATACCATTCCCCCCGCTTCTCCTGGATGGTTACTTAGGATCATTTAACTTCATTTATGAGTTATGCGTTGTGAACATAGCTGACGACGACGAACTTTCAGATGGCATTTCGTATGCAATGCCATCTGgtatttcattaattatttcgTCTAGAACACAATTTGTATAATTATAAAATGCTCGtttgcaatttttgaattgcgTGAATCACGACTCTGACTTCatttcaatataaaaaaaagagtaaaaacgAAGGAATGTAAACGGGTGTGAACTGTGTAGGGGGAATGGAAGCGGCGTTGGGCCGGTTGGGGTGGGGTAATATAAACAGAGAAACAGTGAATCTGGCAATGTTGTCGgacgccatttttttctccatatGCGCCTCCTACAGTTTCATACCCCGCTTGCTTTTTAACTTGTAAGGGTGTGTCGGTTTGAAACCctagaattttttgaatatttgtttctCTAATCTGTACTTTGCACTGACAAGCACTCGTTTGAATTTAACAAGACTTTACtggaatttcaaaatgtctACAAGAAGTGAAAGAACACCGGAATCTAGCTCGCAAGCATCCAGCTCGGCTTCCCAATCACGAAGCTCACCTCTCAGCCCAACACGTTTAACGCGCCTTCAAGAGAAAGTCGAACTGCAAAACTTGAACGATCGTCTTGCCAACTACATCGACCGAGTTCGCCAATTAGAGTCTGAAAACAACCGATTGACTCTTCAGATCACCACCACACAAGACTCTAGGGAGGTGACTTCTGTGAGAGGTTTATACGAAAAAGAACTTTCAGACACACGTCGACTTATTGATAAAACAGCGAACGAAAAGGCAAGATTTCAGCTTGAAGCACGACGGGCAACAGCTGAGCTGGGAGAATTGACTCCAAAGTAAGTAAAGTTTTATGAGTTGCTCTCGATTTTACATTGGAATGTGTTTCTTGTTAGATTATAGACGACATGAATTGTTTAACATGGGACATTATCTTTATTGGTATCTCAAGTGATATTTGACATTGGATTTGATaagtttttatcaaaaatggATTTCAGCTTTTTGTATTTGCACTTGAAACTGCATTTCACTGTGCAAGGGGAAtggtattgttttgttttgatgatCAGCTCTAGCGATTTGTAAACAGCTTTTTGAGTGGGTTGGTTTATGTAGTTATAGGTTTGCACCCTTATAACACATCAACTCTTTTTCCAGGCTTGGGAAAACCTAGGCGTTTAACGCGTTCTCTACTTTTAGCCCCCAAGGCAGAGAAGACCGGAAAGTATTCCCATAGACTTCACTCTGTAGGGTTTGATAATAAGCATAGAGAAGAGAAATGGTTGTGTTGGTTTGCTGGATTTTCTTTCCCGCGTTGTGCAGTTTAACTTCACGTTGTAAAGTGGAGGGAAATTCGgttaatttcacattttctctgtGTTTCTCTTCTTACAAGATCGTTTATTCTGTTGGGATGTCATTATTTACCTAACTTTGTGAAAGACGAGACCCGTTTACATAGGGAACGGTCACTAATCCTCAGGCAATTACAGTGTTTGGTAGAAAGCTTTTGGTGGCGTCACTTGTgttaacttttgaatagaccggggggggggggcgtgcTTGTTCTTCTTTGAGAGGGTGAACTCACCGAGGGAGAGCCTTTCCGCTGGGGTCTTGTTTCGCCACTCCCTTGTCCGTTAAGAAACGTGTactttttgcgttttttaaatttgggttCTCATAAAATgtgtcaaattttattttaatggatgcttattaaatttttgttttttgaatagaTTCAATAAAGCAATAAATGAGAGGGACAAGTTGGCAAAGCAAGTGTCGGAATTACATCTGGCACTTGAGTCAGAATTGCTGGCCCGCGCCGATTTGGAAAATCGGAACATGACTCTCAAAGAAGAGCTGTCGTTTAAACAACAGGTTATTCATctaaagttgattttttaaactctGTTCCTCATTTCCGTGTTTTATTTCCAACAGATGTACGAGCGAGAAATGACCGAAGTAAGATCCAACAAGCAAGTTGAAATCAGCGAGATTGACGGACGCCTTCAAGAACAAAACCAGGCCCGTCTGCAGTCCACATTGCAAGAACTGCGTGATCAATACGAATCCCAGATTCAACAAAGCCGAGATGAAGTCGAAGTCCTATATCAGAATAAGGTTTGTCTAGATTAATTATCTTCACAGCTTCAATTATACACTGACTTGCTATCACAGGTTGAAGATTTGGAAGACCAGGTCAAAAAGCAACGAGGTGCAGCTGGCGCTCATTACGAAGAACTCATTCAAGCTCGTAATCGTCTGAAGGACGCCAACCTTAAACTGTCTGACATGGAGTTGGCTAATTCTCACATGAAGGTATGTAGCAAACGCGCAATGGCTGGAATTAATTAACTCCAAATGTTATGCATagtcacatttttcttgtcttgcCAGGACCGCATTGCTGAGATGGAACGAAACATGGAAACCGAACGCCAAACGCACGCAACAGCTATGCAGGATGCTTCAGCTAACTCTTCCATGTGTCAGGGAGAAATCACCCGCCTTCGCGAACAAATGGCCATTCAGTTGCAAGAATACCAGGATTTGATGGATATTCGTACGGCACTCGACATGGAGATTTCCGCTTACCGTAAGCTCCTTGAAGGCGAAGAAACCCGGTAGGTTGATTATACCACAAGACCATGGAAACGCTTATTTAATAGATTGATGTACTCATGACCCAACTTGCGTTATTTTCTAAACAGATTGAAATTGACGCCAACGGCGGGTGCCTCCACCTCACAGAGCACTCGCTCTGGAACTCCGTCCTGCCGCACGCCGACAAGCAAGCGGACCATGCTCGAAGAATCCTCCACTTTCACTTTGGCCGATTTTATCATCTCTTCAAGCGCAAAGGGAGAAGTGCAAATCGAGGAAGTCGATTCTGAGGGCAAATTCATCCGCCTGGTCAATAAAAGCGAAAAGGTATCAACGTTTTCTCTCAAGCACTTTGTAATTTAACCtgtaatttgtcttttcaattTGCAGGAGGTATCGTTGGGTGGATGGCAGTTAGTGCACAAGGCCCAGGATCTCGAGACCATTTACAAATTTCATCGTTTATTGGAAGTGGCTCCCGGAGGCACAGTGTCCGTTTGGTCGGCAGGTATGCAGCTGTTATGTCAGCATTCGTTTGGCACGAAACGTGCGAAATCGAGGCGTTGTTTTgttaacagttttttttttctgtttagacAGCGGAACAGCTCACAAGCCGCCTTCCACACTGGTGATGATGGGGCTGCAATGGTTTGTGGCCAGAGAAATGGTGACGCAATTGCTCGACAACAGCGGAAAGGTAAGCTGTTGTCCGAAGTTGTGTGTGCCCTCCCATATTTATCTCATTATTCGTTGAAATACATTTTGAGTTGTTTTTCGCCCCACGTAGGAAATGGCTCAGTGGGAGAGCAAACCAGCGCATACgcaggtaaaaaaagaaagaaacgagattttttcgtatttttcttcttcacatgTTTATGAGTTGCTGCCGACTAGTCGAACACGGAGGGGAAAATCTTATCTAACTCAtcgtttgtcttattttttcttttctttttggcttctttGTCTCTGCCAACTGAACAGGGGGACCCTCCTGGAGAAGCTCTCTGTGTTGTACTGTAATCATCTCATGAGTACTTCATCaaggtaagaaaagaaaaccacaaCACGAGAAATTCTGTTGGAAATTTCCTTTGTTGGTCATCTGCAATGATGCTGatcggttttcttttttttttctccctctctttGCCAGATGTGTTCACCGAAGCTTTTTCAAGTGTCTTACGATTGGGTCAACGAGTTCTAtgattggagagagagaaaaagagagatgaaTGTGTGcgttcaaatatttctgacGCAAGCCGCCTGCCATTTATTAAATTCGTTccacgagagagaaaaatctaaacacaaaacaaaattgtccGGTTCGTGTCGAGGTGAATTCGTGCGTCTGGAATCAATTCTCACGAGTTGCGCGTACACACTAGTTTTGACTAGATTTTTGCTTGTTAAATGCAGAGGAACGGCCCATATagaaagtaaaacaaaaaaaaagcaattccaatttttttacatcatcatcatttttggaGTTCATTTAAAGTAaccgaaatttcttttgatgttttgccatccccccccccctttctccCAGCACTCATCtcttcaaatattatttttctgttttcttctttctcggctGCCGCCTTCATCTTCATTAATGTGTTGAATACACACCaaccaaattcttttttttaaaaaggggatGATGTATGCATttgtttcgcttttttttctccctccctcAGCCTTTTTTAACGCGTGGAAGCCAATACTATGTATCATCATAGTATTTGTTGCCTTTCTCCTATTTCCTTATGAACTTCGTTTCAAATAGTGGAACGGCAAAGAGCGAGGGTGAGCTCGTTATTAATGTAATTTTGTGAAATATGTACTAATgacatgtttttcttcctagtttctttttcgaacaatttgatttctattgcaATCTAGTTAAATTGAACGATAAAGATTGCGGTGGCGTTGCAGTCGTACGTTGGCACTGCGTCGTTAAACTTGACATTGTCGGTCAGAAAGCCGAATTTCATGATGGCCGTACCAGGGCCGTACCATCACCTACGACAAGTCGACAAGTGCCTATTAccacaggtaaacattttaatgTTCAACGAAATTCGTCTTTAAAAGTCTCAATGATAACACTTTTATCGAATGTTGAACAGCTTTGATAATCTTCCTGCTAGATAGTATCTGAGAGCCTATTTAAACTGCTAGCGATTTATTTCTGTGGTTACGAATCACTTAAAAAATGTCCTTCATTTTCTTGCTAGGTGGTAAACGAAAATCTTTGCCTATCCTTGAGCGGTGCCCCTAAAGATGTCCACGAGCAAGTGACGCTGTTCCGCAACCTCGATGGCCCAGTCCTCCCTAACTATTTAAGCCAATGGACTTTCGAGAAGGTGAAAGCGGAAGACGTTAATGTGGTGCCCAAAGCTTTTGTTGAGGGTGTAAGTTTGGAAGACTACTaatattattgattattatttaattaaggTCAAAGCGACATTGACCTTAAACGATGGTCAAAAGGTAATCAGTTATTTCAAATACATGTCTTGGCGATGTTTattaaaatctaaatattaTTCCATCTTAGTAAAACAGACCATATTGTCGCTGCTGTCGGTTTGAACACAAACACGGAATTGGCTGTCGCTTCTGATTTGGAAATAGAttccaattttggtggttatcgAGTCAATGCTGAGCTTGAAGCACGACCACACGTCCGGTtggtaagaatccttgaacatttttcatttcatattaattgtAATACTCGTGATTAAAACTTAACCAACATTGACTgctctgatgttgttgttaggTAGTTGTTAGATATAAAGTTCTTGTTAAATTAGATTCTAATTATTGGTTttggacttttatttttattaggctGGAGATGCTGCCTTCTTTTGTGATAGCAAATTGGGTCGTCATCGTATGAAACATCACCACCATGCTGTTGTATCGGGGCAATTGGCTGGAGAGAAGAATATTGGCAACGAAACATGGAtgaacaactgcagtgcactgtcaccaagtgcattcttcgtcgtattattAGTACGCAATcaggtaaatattctgtttcatggagtttgtatcaattatttgtttttatctgttAATGTACcaaattgaatattaatgttcaaatcatTTACCGCCTATTTGATTGTAGTGTCGTGCTGTTGCCGTTTGTCGTATCGTTTAAGGTTgggtcgatcactggtgtacccatgtctcctgggtatggcggataccaaagcaccacgccgccgccttgctacacaacgacaacattcgcaccaaccggttactacactgagggccacaattactacaccaccaaggctccagagtattacaccgcaGCTAATGCTGCCCAGAGCTAAATCACCAAAgatcctgagtactacaccgaggctcccaaatactacaccaccaagtcaccggagtactacacgtaTGTTGCCCCAGCTtatacaccgaggctcccaagtattactcagttcctagctactacaccgggGCTCCAACtaattacaccaccaaagcggctgaaCACTACACCGAtccgcccaagtactacaccaccaaggctccagagtattacaccacaacttatgcttccccgagccactacaccgaagccccgaagtatttctctgccccaagctacacaactacaactgaggcggccaagtattacgcagccccgacttactacacagcggctgctccttcgtactacgttgaaccggaatactacaccgaggctccagtttactacaccacaacccaCGCTACatctagctactacaccgaggcccctaaGTACTACgctaccaaggcacctgagtattataccactacttacgctgctccgaccagctacaccgaagctccgaacTATTGACTCTatcccgagttactacaccactaaggcacctgaatattacaccacaccctacg
This DNA window, taken from Daphnia pulex isolate KAP4 chromosome 2, ASM2113471v1, encodes the following:
- the LOC124188719 gene encoding apoptosis-inducing factor 1, mitochondrial-like, yielding MVKSKTDHIVAAVGLNTNTELAVASDLEIDSNFGGYRVNAELEARPHVRLAGDAAFFCDSKLGRHRMKHHHHAVVSGQLAGEKNIGNETWMNNCSALSPSAFFVVLLVRNQCRAVAVCRIV
- the LOC124188715 gene encoding lamin Dm0-like; protein product: MSTRSERTPESSSQASSSASQSRSSPLSPTRLTRLQEKVELQNLNDRLANYIDRVRQLESENNRLTLQITTTQDSREVTSVRGLYEKELSDTRRLIDKTANEKARFQLEARRATAELGELTPKFNKAINERDKLAKQVSELHLALESELLARADLENRNMTLKEELSFKQQMYEREMTEVRSNKQVEISEIDGRLQEQNQARLQSTLQELRDQYESQIQQSRDEVEVLYQNKVEDLEDQVKKQRGAAGAHYEELIQARNRLKDANLKLSDMELANSHMKDRIAEMERNMETERQTHATAMQDASANSSMCQGEITRLREQMAIQLQEYQDLMDIRTALDMEISAYRKLLEGEETRLKLTPTAGASTSQSTRSGTPSCRTPTSKRTMLEESSTFTLADFIISSSAKGEVQIEEVDSEGKFIRLVNKSEKEVSLGGWQLVHKAQDLETIYKFHRLLEVAPGGTVSVWSADSGTAHKPPSTLVMMGLQWFVAREMVTQLLDNSGKEMAQWESKPAHTQGDPPGEALCVVL